Proteins encoded by one window of Sediminicoccus rosea:
- a CDS encoding ABC transporter ATP-binding protein — protein MSKPAASIPLIRRFWREHLFEQKKRLALAVLFTIGLAGITALYPIIIQQSFDKFGQGDTSVLWMLPPLIILVTALRGGFMYLQQITMQAAVLRSIEHLQNSLFVALTRADYATVAAEAPARHASRFTTDATQIREALARSVNGMGDVLTIIGLVASMIWLDWELALMAALLYPIAAWPILTLGKRIRRASSGMQDRVGETNALLNESFAAARVVRTYRLEGQEETRAQKAFADLRASLYRIASTRARVDPILEVLGGLTVALVLGFVGWRVSSGMGTIGEFTGFVAAVLIAARPVRSLGSLNAALQEGLAGLARVFSIMDAKRTITEAPDAQPLPAGKGEVVFDRVAFRYAGSEASAITELSFTAKPGETVALVGPSGAGKSTAITLLPRLFDATGGHITLDGADLRALKIASLRDAIAYVGQEAVLFDDTAFANIACGRPGATREEVEEAARAAQAHGFIAALPAGYDTPLGPSGGRLSGGQRQRVSLARALLRNPRVLLLDEATSALDAENEAAVQAALETLRAGRTTLVIAHRLATVQKADRIVVMEEGRAIEQGTHAELMAMDGLYARLVRTQAFVAE, from the coding sequence ATGAGCAAGCCTGCCGCCTCGATCCCCCTGATCCGCCGCTTCTGGCGGGAACACCTGTTCGAGCAGAAGAAGCGGCTCGCGCTCGCCGTCCTCTTCACCATCGGACTCGCCGGCATCACGGCGCTCTACCCGATCATCATCCAGCAGAGCTTCGACAAATTCGGCCAGGGCGACACAAGCGTGCTCTGGATGCTGCCGCCGCTGATCATCCTGGTGACGGCGCTGCGCGGCGGCTTCATGTATCTGCAGCAGATCACCATGCAGGCGGCGGTGCTGCGCAGCATCGAGCATCTGCAGAACAGCCTCTTCGTCGCACTCACCCGCGCCGACTACGCGACGGTGGCGGCCGAGGCGCCGGCCCGCCATGCCAGCCGCTTCACCACCGACGCCACCCAGATCCGCGAGGCGCTGGCGCGCAGCGTGAACGGCATGGGCGATGTGCTGACCATCATCGGCCTCGTTGCCTCAATGATCTGGCTCGACTGGGAATTGGCGTTGATGGCGGCGCTGCTCTACCCCATCGCCGCTTGGCCGATCCTGACGCTGGGCAAGCGCATCCGCCGCGCCTCCTCCGGCATGCAGGACCGTGTGGGCGAGACGAACGCGCTGCTGAATGAGAGCTTCGCCGCGGCGCGCGTGGTCCGCACCTACCGGCTGGAAGGCCAGGAGGAGACGCGCGCGCAGAAGGCCTTCGCGGACCTGCGCGCGAGCCTCTATCGCATCGCCTCCACCCGCGCCCGGGTGGATCCGATCCTGGAAGTGCTGGGCGGGCTTACCGTGGCGCTGGTGCTCGGCTTCGTCGGCTGGCGCGTCTCCAGCGGTATGGGCACGATCGGCGAATTCACCGGCTTCGTCGCCGCCGTGCTGATCGCGGCGCGGCCGGTGCGCTCGCTGGGGTCGTTGAACGCCGCCTTGCAGGAGGGGCTGGCCGGCCTCGCGCGCGTCTTCTCCATTATGGATGCGAAGCGCACCATCACGGAGGCGCCGGATGCCCAGCCCCTGCCGGCCGGCAAGGGCGAGGTGGTGTTTGACCGCGTGGCCTTCCGCTACGCGGGCAGCGAGGCCAGCGCCATCACGGAGCTGAGCTTCACGGCGAAGCCGGGCGAGACGGTGGCGCTGGTCGGCCCCTCGGGCGCGGGAAAATCCACCGCCATCACGCTGCTGCCGCGCCTCTTCGACGCGACGGGCGGACACATCACGCTGGACGGCGCCGACCTGCGCGCGCTGAAGATCGCCTCCCTGCGCGACGCCATCGCCTATGTGGGGCAGGAGGCGGTGCTTTTCGACGATACGGCCTTCGCCAACATCGCCTGCGGTCGCCCGGGTGCGACGCGGGAGGAGGTGGAGGAGGCCGCGCGCGCCGCCCAGGCGCATGGCTTCATCGCCGCCCTTCCTGCCGGCTACGACACGCCGCTCGGCCCCTCGGGCGGGCGGCTCTCGGGTGGGCAGCGCCAGCGCGTCAGCCTGGCCCGCGCCCTGCTGCGCAATCCGCGCGTGCTGCTGCTGGACGAGGCGACCAGCGCGCTCGATGCCGAGAACGAGGCCGCGGTGCAGGCCGCGCTCGAGACGCTGCGTGCGGGGCGCACCACCCTCGTCATCGCGCATCGCCTCGCCACCGTGCAGAAGGCGGACCGCATCGTGGTGATGGAGGAAGGGCGCGCCATCGAGCAGGGCACGCATGCCGAGCTGATGGCGATGGATGGGCTCTACGCCCGCCTGGTGCGGACGCAGGCCTTCGTCGCGGAGTGA
- a CDS encoding Bug family tripartite tricarboxylate transporter substrate binding protein, producing MQRRLFLAAPALLAAAGAHAQAPAWPNRQPIRFVAGFPAGGLADAIGRLYAAPLGEALGTSIVVENRTGASGTLGADVVAKAAPDGFTLAVSHAIPFGFAPGVLPSMPYDPVADFTHLALLAEAPTVTVVLGRSPFTSMAQLLEAARTRPVRYGSSGVGSAEHITGAVVARAARATQLDHIPYRGTAPALQDLMAGQIDCLNAPITTLVGQLRDGSLRMLSTSSEARVPGFPDVPTLAELGYGQATHTQWIGISAPRGLPPAIAERIIAAVPPIAATPAIQARLTEFASAPRSPALYGPDFARFVAGFRDHWVAMARAEGIVAA from the coding sequence ATGCAACGCCGCCTTTTCCTCGCCGCCCCGGCGCTTCTCGCAGCCGCTGGCGCCCATGCCCAGGCCCCCGCCTGGCCCAACCGCCAGCCCATCCGCTTCGTGGCGGGTTTCCCGGCCGGCGGCCTCGCGGATGCGATCGGCCGCCTCTACGCCGCGCCACTCGGCGAGGCGCTGGGGACCTCCATCGTGGTCGAGAACCGCACCGGCGCCTCGGGGACGCTGGGCGCCGATGTGGTGGCCAAGGCGGCGCCGGACGGCTTCACCCTGGCCGTCTCGCACGCCATCCCCTTCGGCTTCGCGCCGGGCGTGCTGCCCAGCATGCCCTATGACCCGGTGGCCGACTTCACCCATCTCGCCCTGCTGGCCGAGGCGCCGACCGTTACCGTCGTGCTGGGCCGATCGCCCTTCACCAGCATGGCGCAGCTGCTGGAGGCGGCGCGCACGCGGCCGGTGCGCTACGGCTCCTCCGGTGTCGGCTCGGCCGAGCACATTACGGGTGCCGTGGTGGCGCGCGCGGCGCGGGCCACGCAGCTGGATCACATCCCCTATCGCGGCACGGCGCCCGCCCTGCAGGACCTGATGGCCGGGCAGATCGACTGCCTGAACGCGCCCATCACCACACTGGTCGGCCAGCTGCGCGACGGCTCGCTGCGCATGCTCTCCACCTCCTCCGAGGCGCGCGTGCCGGGCTTCCCCGATGTGCCGACGCTGGCGGAGCTGGGCTATGGCCAGGCGACGCACACGCAATGGATCGGCATCAGCGCGCCGCGCGGCCTGCCGCCCGCGATCGCCGAGCGCATCATCGCCGCCGTGCCGCCCATCGCGGCCACGCCCGCGATCCAGGCCCGCCTCACGGAGTTCGCCTCGGCGCCGCGCAGCCCCGCGCTTTACGGCCCCGATTTCGCGCGCTTCGTGGCGGGCTTCCGTGACCACTGGGTGGCCATGGCGCGGGCCGAGGGCATCGTCGCGGCGTAA
- a CDS encoding MOSC domain-containing protein, producing MRPPPESLMARLLDAPMAPGRLAWIGLRPARRAAMRAVDQAMLAPGQGLEGDRWKGAVTGGRQVTLIAAGHLAAIGGFLGRAAVPPEALRRNLVIEGVNLLALKGRRFRIGAALLEFSGECHPCSRMEEVLGPGGYNAVRGHGGITARVTEGGAIRLGDPLTRVD from the coding sequence ATGCGCCCCCCGCCCGAATCGCTCATGGCCCGCCTGCTCGATGCGCCGATGGCCCCCGGCCGCCTGGCCTGGATCGGCCTGCGCCCGGCGCGGCGCGCGGCCATGCGCGCCGTGGATCAGGCGATGCTCGCCCCCGGACAGGGCCTGGAGGGGGATCGCTGGAAGGGGGCGGTCACCGGCGGGCGCCAGGTCACGCTGATCGCGGCCGGGCATCTGGCCGCCATTGGCGGCTTCCTCGGCCGCGCGGCCGTGCCGCCCGAGGCGCTGCGCCGCAACCTCGTGATCGAGGGCGTGAACCTGCTGGCGCTGAAGGGGCGCCGCTTCCGGATCGGCGCCGCGCTGCTGGAGTTCAGCGGCGAATGCCATCCCTGCTCGCGCATGGAGGAGGTGCTGGGCCCCGGCGGCTACAATGCCGTGCGCGGGCATGGCGGCATCACCGCCCGCGTGACCGAGGGCGGCGCGATCCGCCTGGGTGATCCGCTCACCCGGGTGGATTGA
- the gpt gene encoding xanthine phosphoribosyltransferase, whose protein sequence is MAQRYFTVTWDQLHRDSKALAWRLLDLGPWKGVVAITRGGLIPAAIIARELECRIIETVSVVTYDEETKGEPRVVKPPAAAGDGKGWLIIDDLVDTGTTAKVVRAMLPHAHFATIYAKPAGKPLVDTFVTEVSQDTWILFPWDTEVQFIPPIAKGQVAK, encoded by the coding sequence ATGGCGCAGCGCTATTTCACCGTCACCTGGGACCAGCTGCACCGCGACAGCAAGGCGCTGGCCTGGCGCTTGCTCGACCTCGGCCCCTGGAAGGGCGTCGTCGCCATCACGCGCGGCGGGCTGATCCCGGCCGCCATCATCGCGCGTGAGCTGGAATGCCGCATCATCGAGACGGTGAGCGTCGTCACCTATGACGAGGAGACGAAGGGCGAGCCGCGCGTGGTGAAGCCGCCAGCCGCCGCCGGTGACGGCAAGGGCTGGCTCATCATCGATGACCTGGTGGATACCGGCACCACGGCCAAGGTGGTGCGCGCCATGCTGCCGCACGCGCATTTCGCCACCATCTACGCCAAGCCCGCCGGCAAGCCGCTGGTGGACACCTTCGTGACCGAGGTGAGCCAGGACACCTGGATCCTCTTCCCCTGGGACACCGAAGTGCAGTTCATACCCCCGATCGCCAAGGGCCAGGTGGCGAAGTAG
- a CDS encoding tRNA-binding protein, whose translation METITYPDFEKVEIRVGTVVDAKPFPEAKKPAIQLWVDFGAPLGVKKSSAQITVHYSPDRLIGRQVVAVVNFPPRQIGPFMSEVLVLGVPDENGAVVLLKPDLHVPDGGRMF comes from the coding sequence ATGGAGACGATCACCTACCCCGATTTCGAGAAGGTTGAGATCCGCGTCGGCACCGTGGTGGACGCGAAGCCCTTCCCGGAGGCGAAGAAGCCGGCGATCCAGCTCTGGGTGGATTTCGGCGCGCCGCTCGGCGTGAAGAAAAGCTCGGCGCAGATCACCGTGCACTACTCGCCCGACCGGCTGATCGGCCGCCAGGTCGTCGCGGTCGTGAATTTCCCGCCGCGCCAGATCGGCCCCTTCATGAGCGAGGTCCTGGTGCTGGGCGTGCCGGACGAGAACGGCGCGGTCGTCCTGCTCAAGCCCGACCTGCACGTGCCCGATGGCGGAAGGATGTTCTGA
- the ggt gene encoding gamma-glutamyltransferase, protein MRDLHAPGRSPVIAARGMAATSMPAATLTAIEVLKSGGNAMDAAIAAVAVLGVIEPQSTGIGGDCFCLYSPAGSGKVYAMNGSGRAGMNYSMEKLHAAGVTSLSDTSPHVVTIPGAVSAWEALNAAHGRKGLDVLLQPAIRFAEEGFPVLERVAADWADAKGKLAANEASSRHYLKNGAAPVEGDMMRFPALARTLRAIAAKGARGFYEGAVAADIVKSLRALGGMQTEEDFANALRGAEFVEPIKRAWKDMEIYECPPNGSGIVTLMILGMLETFKAPEAGPMSAERLHRHIEAARLAYRDRDTWIADPAKVDVPTETLLSDAYLHGMAKNISDAKALGELPWSDTLMPKHKDTVYLCVVDEEGNACSFINSLFKSFGSGILAEGSGVMLQNRGFGFRMQEGHPNCIAPGKRPMHTIIPGMALKNGRAVMPFGVMGGHFQPMGQTLLLSNMFDYGMNPQAALDAPRLFPEDGKIQVERHIPAETVAKLNALGHVCEPIAKPHGGGQAIYMDHERGVLIGGSDPRKDGCVLGY, encoded by the coding sequence ATGCGCGACTTACACGCCCCCGGCCGCAGCCCCGTCATCGCGGCGCGCGGGATGGCCGCCACCTCCATGCCGGCGGCCACGCTCACCGCCATCGAGGTCCTGAAGTCCGGCGGCAACGCCATGGACGCGGCGATCGCGGCGGTCGCCGTGCTGGGCGTGATCGAGCCCCAGAGCACGGGCATCGGCGGCGATTGCTTCTGCCTCTACAGCCCGGCTGGCTCGGGCAAGGTCTATGCCATGAACGGCTCGGGCCGGGCCGGCATGAACTACTCGATGGAGAAGCTGCACGCCGCCGGCGTCACCTCGCTCTCGGACACGAGCCCGCATGTGGTGACCATCCCCGGCGCCGTCTCCGCCTGGGAGGCGCTGAACGCCGCGCATGGCCGCAAGGGCCTCGACGTGCTGCTGCAGCCGGCCATCCGCTTCGCGGAGGAAGGCTTCCCCGTGCTGGAGCGCGTGGCGGCCGACTGGGCGGATGCCAAGGGCAAGCTCGCCGCCAATGAGGCGTCGTCGCGCCACTACCTGAAGAACGGCGCCGCCCCGGTCGAGGGCGACATGATGCGCTTCCCGGCGCTGGCCAGGACGTTGCGCGCCATCGCCGCCAAGGGCGCCCGCGGCTTCTATGAGGGCGCGGTCGCGGCCGACATCGTGAAGAGCCTGCGCGCGCTGGGCGGCATGCAGACCGAGGAGGATTTCGCGAACGCCCTGCGCGGCGCGGAATTCGTCGAGCCCATCAAGCGCGCCTGGAAGGACATGGAGATCTACGAGTGCCCGCCGAACGGCTCAGGCATCGTGACGCTCATGATCCTCGGCATGCTCGAGACCTTCAAGGCGCCGGAAGCGGGCCCCATGTCGGCCGAGCGGCTGCACCGCCACATCGAGGCCGCCCGCCTCGCCTATCGCGACCGCGACACCTGGATCGCCGACCCCGCGAAGGTGGATGTGCCGACGGAGACGCTGCTCTCCGACGCCTATCTGCACGGCATGGCGAAGAACATCAGCGACGCGAAGGCGCTGGGCGAGCTGCCCTGGTCCGACACGCTGATGCCGAAGCACAAGGACACCGTCTATCTCTGCGTGGTGGATGAGGAGGGCAATGCGTGCTCCTTCATCAACTCGCTCTTCAAGAGCTTCGGCTCTGGCATCCTGGCCGAGGGCTCGGGCGTCATGCTGCAGAATCGCGGCTTCGGCTTCCGCATGCAGGAGGGGCATCCGAACTGCATCGCGCCGGGCAAGCGGCCGATGCACACGATCATCCCCGGCATGGCGTTGAAGAATGGCCGTGCCGTCATGCCCTTCGGCGTGATGGGCGGCCATTTCCAGCCGATGGGTCAGACGCTGCTGCTCTCGAACATGTTCGACTACGGGATGAACCCGCAGGCCGCACTCGACGCGCCGCGCCTCTTCCCGGAGGACGGCAAGATCCAGGTCGAGCGGCACATCCCGGCCGAGACGGTCGCGAAGCTCAACGCGCTCGGCCATGTCTGCGAGCCGATCGCGAAGCCGCATGGCGGCGGGCAGGCCATCTACATGGACCATGAGCGCGGCGTGCTCATCGGTGGCAGCGACCCCCGCAAGGATGGCTGCGTATTGGGATATTGA
- a CDS encoding amidase, whose product MTEPCDLTALEARRMIGVKKLSATELLESCVARIAAVNPAVNAMTAMDVDAARATAKAADAATMKGEKLGPLHGLPLGIKDLEATKGLRTTWGSPLFADHVPDHDEGMVRRLREAGGIVLGKTNVPEFGLGANSRNVVWGATGNAFNPEYNAAGSSGGSAVALATNMIPLASGSDTGGSLRNPAAFNGIVGYRPSSGLVPSERRGHGWSPLPMLGPMARNVPDLAFMLAAMASDDVADPLAYSFPGVAMRERPELFHPVQPADLASMKLAFTEDFGLAPTESIVRRAFRKVVAAIAPMFARAVEATPDVSGGDEAFEVLRSVNVLSAHGEKVDKTPHLCGPNMHANVEEARRYSFADNSAALTRQTQIYRNFQSFFAEQSVLISPAICCSPRPWRELYPALIDGKPVRTYFHWLSLAYYVTLTGHPAMSLPVGRDEKGFPFGLQIVGPRGGDAVVLRVAAAIEAAFAGDAEFGRPIPDVAALAKARPISEMEAFKTWD is encoded by the coding sequence TTGACGGAACCCTGTGATCTGACGGCCCTGGAGGCGCGCCGCATGATCGGCGTGAAGAAGCTCTCCGCGACGGAGCTTCTGGAATCCTGTGTGGCGCGCATCGCCGCCGTGAACCCGGCGGTGAACGCCATGACGGCCATGGATGTGGACGCCGCCCGCGCCACCGCCAAGGCCGCCGATGCCGCCACCATGAAGGGCGAGAAGCTCGGCCCGCTGCACGGCCTGCCGCTCGGCATCAAGGATCTGGAGGCGACCAAGGGCCTGCGCACCACCTGGGGCAGCCCGCTCTTCGCCGACCATGTGCCCGACCATGACGAAGGCATGGTCCGCCGCCTGCGCGAGGCGGGCGGCATCGTCCTTGGCAAGACCAATGTCCCGGAATTCGGCCTCGGCGCGAATAGCCGCAACGTGGTCTGGGGTGCCACGGGCAACGCCTTCAACCCGGAATACAACGCCGCCGGCTCCTCCGGCGGTTCGGCGGTGGCGCTCGCCACCAACATGATCCCGCTGGCCTCGGGTAGCGACACGGGCGGCTCGCTCCGCAATCCCGCCGCCTTCAACGGCATCGTGGGCTACCGCCCGTCCAGCGGCCTGGTGCCGAGCGAGCGGCGCGGCCATGGCTGGTCGCCTCTGCCCATGCTGGGCCCGATGGCGCGCAACGTGCCCGACCTGGCCTTCATGCTCGCCGCCATGGCGAGCGACGACGTGGCGGACCCGCTGGCCTACAGCTTCCCCGGTGTCGCGATGCGCGAGCGGCCGGAGCTGTTCCACCCGGTGCAGCCGGCCGACCTCGCCTCCATGAAGCTCGCCTTCACCGAGGATTTCGGCCTGGCGCCGACGGAGAGCATCGTCCGCCGCGCCTTCCGGAAGGTGGTGGCCGCGATCGCGCCCATGTTCGCGCGTGCGGTCGAAGCCACGCCTGATGTGAGCGGCGGCGACGAGGCCTTCGAGGTGTTGCGCTCGGTCAACGTGCTCTCCGCCCATGGCGAGAAGGTGGACAAGACGCCGCATCTCTGCGGCCCCAACATGCACGCCAATGTCGAGGAGGCGCGGCGCTACAGCTTCGCCGACAACTCTGCGGCGCTGACGCGGCAGACGCAGATCTATCGCAACTTCCAGTCCTTCTTCGCCGAGCAATCGGTGCTGATCAGCCCGGCCATCTGCTGCTCGCCCCGGCCCTGGCGCGAGCTCTATCCCGCGCTGATCGACGGCAAGCCCGTGCGGACCTACTTCCACTGGCTGAGCCTCGCCTACTACGTCACGCTGACGGGCCACCCGGCGATGAGCCTGCCCGTGGGCCGCGACGAGAAGGGCTTTCCCTTCGGCCTGCAGATCGTGGGCCCGCGTGGCGGCGATGCGGTGGTGCTGCGCGTGGCGGCGGCGATCGAGGCCGCCTTCGCGGGCGATGCCGAATTCGGCCGCCCCATCCCCGATGTCGCCGCGCTGGCCAAGGCGCGGCCCATCTCGGAGATGGAAGCCTTCAAGACCTGGGACTGA
- a CDS encoding Lrp/AsnC ligand binding domain-containing protein: MRAIFVMVKCEMGQAYRVAREMADNIPELSEMHSVSGQYDLLGKFYLEPDQDIGLFVVERVQSVKGVKDTYTLQTFNAFSGARG; this comes from the coding sequence ATGCGCGCTATCTTTGTCATGGTGAAGTGCGAAATGGGGCAGGCCTATCGCGTGGCGCGCGAGATGGCGGACAACATCCCGGAATTGTCGGAGATGCACTCGGTCTCCGGCCAGTATGACCTGCTCGGCAAGTTCTATCTGGAGCCCGACCAGGATATCGGCCTCTTCGTCGTCGAGCGGGTGCAGAGCGTGAAGGGCGTGAAGGACACCTACACGTTGCAGACCTTCAACGCGTTCTCCGGCGCGCGGGGATAA
- a CDS encoding ABC transporter ATP-binding protein → MDALDPTPDRGGPAQPLLAVKGLVKHFPLKGGLLGRTQAVVRAVDDVEFDVVKGETLGIVGESGCGKSTTARLLMRLLEPNAGTMIFDGEAVGENVQAGGLTLREYRRQVQMVFQDSYASLNPRLPIEETIAFAPRIHGLSADESVVRARELLAAVGLAPESFARRYPHELSGGQRQRINIARALALRPKLVILDEPVSALDKSVEAQVLNLLVDLKAEFGLTYVFISHDLNVVQYISDRVLVMYLGEVAEMGPVGAIYDRPAHPYTRALLDSRPSMDPAKRRTKPPLTGDPPNPVNPPSGCRFRTRCGHAEEVCAARKPLMADLGGGHIVSCHMATPDSGHSQAGSLAA, encoded by the coding sequence ATGGACGCTCTCGATCCCACGCCCGACCGCGGTGGCCCCGCGCAGCCCCTCCTCGCCGTGAAGGGGCTGGTCAAGCACTTCCCGCTGAAGGGCGGCCTGCTCGGCCGCACCCAGGCCGTGGTCCGCGCGGTGGACGACGTGGAATTCGACGTGGTGAAGGGCGAAACCCTCGGCATCGTGGGCGAGTCCGGCTGTGGCAAGTCCACCACCGCACGCCTGCTGATGCGCCTGCTGGAGCCCAATGCCGGCACCATGATCTTCGACGGCGAGGCGGTGGGCGAGAATGTGCAGGCCGGGGGCCTGACGCTGCGCGAATATCGCCGCCAGGTGCAGATGGTCTTCCAGGACAGCTACGCCTCGCTTAACCCCCGCCTGCCGATCGAGGAGACGATCGCCTTCGCCCCGCGAATCCATGGCCTCTCGGCCGATGAATCGGTGGTGCGCGCGCGGGAGTTGCTGGCGGCGGTGGGCCTCGCGCCCGAGAGCTTCGCCCGGCGCTACCCGCATGAGCTTTCGGGCGGTCAGCGGCAGCGGATCAACATCGCCCGCGCGCTCGCGCTGCGCCCCAAGCTGGTGATCCTGGACGAGCCGGTCTCCGCGCTCGACAAGTCGGTCGAGGCGCAGGTGCTGAACCTGCTGGTGGACCTCAAGGCCGAGTTCGGCCTGACCTATGTCTTCATCAGCCACGACCTGAACGTGGTGCAGTACATCAGCGACCGCGTGCTGGTGATGTATCTGGGCGAGGTGGCGGAGATGGGCCCGGTCGGTGCCATCTATGACCGCCCGGCGCATCCCTACACGCGCGCGCTGCTGGACAGCCGCCCCTCGATGGACCCCGCGAAGCGCCGGACCAAGCCGCCGCTGACGGGCGATCCGCCGAACCCGGTGAACCCGCCCTCCGGTTGCCGCTTCCGCACGCGCTGCGGCCATGCCGAGGAGGTCTGCGCCGCCCGCAAGCCGCTGATGGCCGATCTCGGCGGCGGGCACATCGTCTCCTGCCACATGGCGACACCCGATAGCGGGCACAGCCAGGCGGGGAGCCTCGCGGCATGA
- a CDS encoding ABC transporter ATP-binding protein, which produces MSAALKTNAPPLVKLRDLHVTFKTRDRTVHAVNGVDLDLAAGEVLCILGESGSGKSVTLRALMKLLPKFAQIKGGIEVGGRDVNAMSNSQLADFRGGEVAMIFQEPMTALDPVFTVGRQIAETVQRHEGVSRATADARALELLELVQIPSAKRRLAAYPHELSGGLRQRAMIAVALACRPKLLLADEPTTALDATVQIQVLLLLRELQEKLGMGVIFVTHDLGVAGEIADRVAVMYAGRVVEEGPVSGLMAGPLHPYAQGLLGATVHPGMRGKRLTTIPGAPPMLDVAPTTCAFSPRCEYAEAACTDGVPPLVEASPGRFARCVRVQKGV; this is translated from the coding sequence ATGAGTGCGGCGCTCAAGACCAATGCGCCGCCGCTGGTGAAGCTGCGCGACCTGCATGTGACCTTCAAGACGCGCGACCGTACCGTGCATGCGGTGAACGGCGTGGACCTCGACCTGGCCGCCGGCGAGGTGCTCTGCATTCTGGGCGAGTCGGGGTCGGGCAAGTCGGTCACGCTGCGCGCGCTGATGAAGCTCCTGCCGAAATTCGCTCAGATCAAGGGCGGCATCGAGGTGGGCGGGCGCGACGTCAACGCCATGAGCAACAGCCAGCTCGCCGATTTCCGCGGCGGCGAGGTGGCGATGATCTTCCAGGAGCCGATGACGGCGCTGGACCCGGTCTTCACCGTCGGCCGCCAGATCGCGGAGACGGTGCAGCGGCATGAGGGCGTCTCCCGCGCCACGGCCGATGCGCGGGCGCTGGAACTGCTGGAACTGGTGCAGATCCCCTCCGCCAAGCGCCGCCTCGCGGCCTATCCGCATGAGCTCTCCGGCGGCTTGCGTCAGCGCGCGATGATCGCCGTGGCACTCGCCTGCCGCCCCAAGCTGCTGCTGGCCGATGAGCCGACCACGGCGCTGGACGCCACCGTGCAGATCCAGGTGCTGCTGCTGCTGCGCGAGCTTCAGGAAAAGCTCGGCATGGGCGTGATCTTCGTCACGCATGACCTCGGCGTCGCCGGCGAGATCGCCGACCGGGTCGCGGTCATGTATGCGGGCCGCGTGGTGGAGGAGGGGCCGGTCTCGGGCCTCATGGCCGGGCCGCTGCATCCCTATGCCCAGGGCCTGCTCGGCGCCACCGTCCATCCGGGCATGCGCGGCAAGCGGCTGACGACCATCCCCGGCGCACCGCCCATGCTGGATGTGGCGCCCACCACCTGCGCCTTCAGCCCGCGCTGCGAATACGCCGAGGCCGCCTGCACCGATGGCGTGCCGCCGCTGGTCGAGGCTTCCCCGGGGCGTTTTGCGCGCTGCGTCCGCGTGCAGAAGGGCGTGTGA